One window of the Babesia microti strain RI chromosome IV, complete genome genome contains the following:
- a CDS encoding conserved Plasmodium protein, unknown function (overlaps_old_locusTagID:BBM_III04995;~overlaps_old_locusTagID:BBM_III05000) yields MDCPSALQPIEEPCLVCFEDISSSNFVAYQLIQNGPWYPAKFCIYCIKQLLDTMFDRYVYSLENSNCAKEQRALLDAGPPINIIEKHAFPEACSQEVYLLWDYSTNTAMSAKLKNSLTGQKRLDFWSEKRSIFLASLQSDDEAEDD; encoded by the exons ATGGACTGCCCATCCGCACTCCAACCCATTGAAGAACCCTGTCTAGTCTGTTTTGAAGATATCAGCAGCTCAAATTTTGTGGCctatcaattaattcaaaatgGACCCTGGTACCCAGCTAAATTCTGTATATATTGCATTAAACAACTCTTAGACACAATG TTCGACCGTTACGTATATTCGCTAGAAAACTCAAACTGTGCTAAAGAGCAACGGGCGCTGCTAGATGCAGGACCTCCAATCAACATCATAGAGAAACATGCGTTTCCAGAGGCATGTTCTCAAGAAGTTTACCTTCTTTGGGATTATAGTACCAACACTGCTATGTCGGCCAAACTTAAAAATAGTTTG ACTGGACAAAAGAGACTGGATTTTTGGTCGGAAAAACGGTCGATCTTCCTAGCATCATTGCAATCTGATGATGAAGCCGAAGATGATTAG
- a CDS encoding 2-C-methyl-D-erythritol 2,4-cyclodiphosphate synthase (overlaps_old_locusTagID:BBM_III04995;~overlaps_old_locusTagID:BBM_III05000), translated as MGSPFTIALVVLTLLPLATFQWKVNPRNNIFENIISTKSSSDNSLGRAVNGYYDGLCRVGIGYDIHKIVDCGRTFKLGGVVVSDEYQIDAHSDGDVLYHAIADAIFGALGKGDIGQHFPNTPKFDNINSSEILDRASTLTKEGGYKIYNIDAVVILQKVILQNYISEMVENVKKSLSDATDNETVVSVKGKTKEGLDSTGRGLSVECHTIVTLRKIPLYN; from the coding sequence ATGGGCAGTCCATTCACAATAGCTCTGGTGGTGCTGACACTCTTGCCCCTCGCAACTTTCCAGTGGAAAGTTAACCCtagaaataatatttttgaaaatattatttccACCAAATCATCAAGTGACAATTCATTAGGCAGAGCTGTGAATGGTTACTATGATGGATTGTGCCGAGTTGGAATTGGGTATGATATCCACAAAATTGTAGATTGTGGCAGAACTTTTAAGTTGGGAGGGGTTGTTGTGAGTGATGAGTATCAAATTGATGCTCATAGTGACGGTGATGTTTTGTATCATGCCATAGCCGATGCCATTTTTGGGGCCCTAGGCAAGGGCGATATTGGCCAACACTTCCCCAACACtccaaaatttgacaaCATTAACTCTAGTGAAATATTAGATCGCGCTTCTACACTAACTAAGGAGGGTGGctacaaaatatacaacataGACGCGGTGgtaattttgcaaaaagttattttacaaaattacatCTCGGAAATGGTagaaaatgttaaaaaatcaCTATCAGATGCAACGGATAATGAGACAGTCGTTAGTGTCAAGGGGAAGACCAAGGAGGGGTTGGATTCAACGGGTAGAGGTCTCTCGGTAGAATGCCACACAATTGTCACTCTCAGAAAAATCCCATTGTACaactaa
- a CDS encoding hypothetical protein (overlaps_old_locusTagID:BBM_III05005;~overlaps_old_locusTagID:BBM_III05010) yields the protein MDRVEISVLREFCPKLLCHWSEDRAVDFVGKCCDMSATGICWLWDWFLAQIKGNDPPSHKISLIIANFLLHKLPKSHKLPPFIPLKLITIHADSNIKQVSSVATEIANRNPSTAPSLLIKPLNKVLQFKIYDPDYSQLVSSLSYLLLKSLDKHNPKASYKAIESILACDIENLQRFFVIDNFLSLILFTVSTPFHKGMSTFYSTESYLKCLNLSQKIDIFTTRNYQHSIFHYLMHWSTQLSTRNISHLFYKIHDYYLNSLNIDTANVSSKFEYERDKLCFGAFIIALFCRNANSQSIDFFESLYLILCKSNEAGLFSFVPLDNDPLHIIKSIELPFKLFNLLLQIADDNSNNGEICKSVWKNIKLLFEINLHQIDLTHFVSLISKCFPINEQEFYTNASDSLHYVLDSFCHADNDIQLCDNIYLDTLIGLMSSLYKLGDLHTFFSTLSHNIPFYFVLCPGVVKIIQHCANDFTDNSKVFESLVQLLNSYSNDINLVLILRIFISAFLLSINIKDNLCSRNFLASFSKFISQINLQELAIDTNDLLNTSVYLFVLSLFVIIRKIEACFTYTSGYTRYNQVNHLTNILFAAERLVNFNSRLASYQLKLCGLSLVHVSLYYATRMFNNEDLWAIDPVTNLSEKLHKLSLQLSLDDVKHFYLLYMSNAHLFDIYGIRVPTNLAVISQILNEHPNLQVNPALITTLISEKDLCDILEPTALNSVNMSGISQLVACIENPTCNVLNRIVKCLNKTSDMRCKRVLLCTVEKLSHKKSLQQTIVCHLFNELIYPLDKQVCGNCQSKCQKLDEIKLSLGECESLLFAHLNDELCYILLEKSLNYVFHVHLKEHTNYDEIMVFLTYQLLRHLCNFEFPVHGATNCNYCGIHMKRKDVFLHAINALDLTCTANIFRNLPKHKMLEKYISLLLRESMKLENNLIAMKDYLNNSLSKESLDVCIGFIRLIAMDSTRQINPQLSLELLKKANELDLSPNNILSLGPTVGSVSALIEYLTLCTKNNGVINVDESLYYIVKNVMQSDHLKIGEDIISAVSTNFLQDTRSNVILKLFICDSVLKASRGIYNPSAKNKGELFNMVTRSFKNSLEFIINNCHLYDCGWIYVYFCKIVCSLYYRMRKSSLSTIGYINVHNHVVVCDILINLSTLAHKFKQYNAKLLARHSFMCIYSLLNYGNGASQAQILRLLNLWVNKIPNIIVSCKHLAKLSSGIDGVKLLLDIVKLMRNKKIIDSTKRYIPLLLTFILEQVRAMAIPTPGENEDLGGGENSWILLSIKRQVQLSLEACGPKIVQEWYYDLPNYLRIYLKQFGIKLSASSKYKSP from the exons ATGGATAGGGTGGAAATATCTGTGCTTAGGGAATTTTGTCCCAAACTTTTATGCCATTGGTCAGAAGATAGAGCAGTGGATTTTGTTGGTAAGTGTTGCGACATGAGTGCGACTGGGATTTGTTGGCTGTGGGACTGGTTTTTGGCACAGATCAAGGGTAATGACCCTCCTTCCCACAAGATCTCCCTAATtatagcaaattttttgttgcATAAATTGCCAAAGTCTCATAAACTTCCCCCCTTCATCCCCTTAAAGCTCATAACCATACATGCCGACTCCAACATTAAACAGGTTTCTAGCGTTGCCACTGAGATTGCCAATCGCAATCCATCAACCGCACCCAGTTTACTAATCAAGCCACTAAATAAAGTTTTACAGTTCAAAATTTACGATCCAGATTATTCACAATTGGTGTCTTCATTATCATATCTATTGTTAAAATCACTGGATAAACACAACCCCAAGGCATCTTATAAGGCAATAGAATCGATTTTAGCATgtgatattgaaaatttacaacGTTTTTTTGTGATAGATAACTTTTTAAGCCTAATATTGTTCACAGTATCAACACCGTTTCACAAGGGAATGTCAACCTTTTACAGCACCGAAAGTTACTTAAAGTgtctaaatttatcacaaaaaATCGATATTTTCACTACTAGAAACTACCAACACTCTATATTTCACTATCTCATGCATTGGTCAACACAATTATCGACGAGAAACATATCGCATCTATTCTACAAAATACACGATTACTACCTAAATTCATTGAACATTGACACTGCGAATGTTTCATCCAAGTTTGAATATGAAAGGGATAAATTGTGTTTTGGGGCGTTCATTATTGCATTATTTTGTAGAAACGCCAATTCCCAATCTATAGATTTCTTCGAGTCACTGTACCTCATTTTGTGCAAATCTAACGAAGCTGGGTTATTCTCATTTGTGCCCTTGGATAACGATCCACTGCACATTATTAAATCGATAGAATTGCCttttaaattattcaatttattactaCAAATAGCTGATGATAACAGTAACAATGGCGAAATTTGTAAAAGTGTGtggaaaaatattaaacTCCTATTCGAAATCAACCTACATCAGATAGACTTAACACATTTTGTTTCACTCATATCAAAATGCTTTCCTATTAATGAGCAGGAATTCTACACAAACGCCAGTGATTCATTACATTATGTTTTGGATTCATTTTGTCACGCTGATAATGACATCCAATTATGCGACAATATCTATTTGGACACGCTAATTGGTTTAATGTCAAGCTTATACAAACTTGGAGATTTACATACATTTTTCTCCACTCTATCACACAATATACCTTTCTATTTCGTGTTATGCCCTGGTGTGGTGAAGATTATACAGCATTGCGCAAACGATTTTACGGATAATTCCAAAGTGTTTGAGTCACTGGTACAATTGTTGAATAGTTACAGCAACGATATTAACTTGGTGCTCATTTTAAGGATTTTTATATCAGCCTTTTTGCTTTCTATTAATATCAAAGATAATCTCTGCTctagaaattttttagccTCCTTCTCTAAATTCATAAGTCAAATCAATTTGCAAGAGTTGGCTATCGATACTAATGATTTGCTAAATACATCAGTATacttatttgtattatcactatttgtgataattaGGAAAATTGAAGCCTGTTTCACATACACCAGTGGTTACACACGATACAACCAGGTTAATCACTTGACCAATATATTGTTTGCCGCAGAAAGGCTGGTGAATTTTAATTCCAGGCTTGCATCATACCAACTAAAGCTCTGTGGTTTATCATTAGTCCATGTGTCGCTTTATTATGCCACACGTATGTTTAATAATGAAGACTTATGGGCAATAGACCCagtgacaaatttgtctgAGAAACTGcacaaattatcactacAATTATCACTTGATGACGTTAAACACTTTTATTTGCTTTACATGTCAAATGCCCATTTGTTTGACATATATGGAATAAGGGTACCGACCAATCTGGCTGtaatatcgcaaattttaaatgaGCACCCGAATCTACAAGTTAATCCAGCCCTTATTACAACCTTGATTAGTGAAAAAGATTTGTGTGATATACTAGAACCAACTGCACTAAATAGTGTTAATATGTCTGGCATATCGCAGCTTGTAGCCTGTATTGAGAATCCTACATGCAATGTTTTGAATCGAATCGTAAAATGCCTTAACAAAACTAGCGATATGAGGTGTAAGCGAGTACTGCTGTGCACTGTagaaaaattatcacataaaaAATCACTCCAACAAACAATTGTCTGCCATTTGTTCAACGAACTTATTTACCCGCTTGATAAGCAGGTTTGCGGCAATTGTCAAAGTAAATGCCAAAAATTGGATgagataaaattatcattggGAGAGTGTGAATCACTATTGTTTGCCCATTTGAATGATGaattatgttatatattgcTTGAAAAATCGCTAAATTACGTTTTCCATGTACATTTAAAGGAACATACCAACTACGATGAAATTATGGTGTTTTTAACATATCAGCTGCTTAGACACCTTTGCAATTTCGAGTTTCCCGTACATGGAGCCACAAATTGCAATTACTGTGGCATCCATATGAAAAGAAAAGATGTGTTTTTGCACGCAATCAATGCCCTGGATTTGACATGCACTGCCAATATCTTTAGAAATTTACCCAAGCACAAGATGTTGGagaaatatatttcactGTTACTGCGTGAATCAATGAAGTTGGAGAATAATTTAATCGCAATGAAGGA tTACCTTAATAATAGCTTATCAAAGGAATCTCTCGACGTGTGTATTGGATTTATAAGGCTAATTGCAATGGATAGCACTAGGCAGATAAATCCACAATTATCTTTAGAACTGCTTAAAAAGGCAAATGAATTGGATTTATCACCAAATAACATCTTATCCTTGGGGCCTACCGTTGGATCGGTTAGTGCATTAATTGAATACTTGACACTTTGCACAAAAAATAATGGTGTTATAAATGTTGATGAATCACTTTATTATATCGTTAAAAATGTAATGCAAAGTGACCATTTAAAGATTGGGGAGGATATAATTAGTGCTGTGAGtactaattttttgcaaGATACCCGCTCCAAcgtaattttaaaattgtttatatgCGATTCTGTCCTAAAGGCATCAAGAGGTATTTACAATCCGTCAGCCAAGAATAAGGGGGAGTTATTTAACATGGTTACACGatcatttaaaaattccctagaatttatcatcaataaTTGCCACCTGTATGACTGTGGATGGATATACGTGTActtttgtaaaattgtcTGTTCGCTGTACTATAGGATGAGGAAATCCAGCCTTAGTACAATAG GATACATAAATGTTCATAATCATGTAGTAGTGTGTGacatattgataaatttatctacaCTAGCCCATAAATTTAAGCAATACAATGCAAAATTATTGGCTAGGCATTCATttatgtgtatatattcattgcTAAACTATGGCAATGGCGCATCGCAAGCACAAATATTGagattattaaatttgtggGTGAACAAGATCCCAAACATTATCGTATCATGTAAGCATTTGGCAAAACTATCATCCGG TATTGATGGcgttaaattgttactgGATATTGTCAAGTTGATGAGGAATAAGAAGATCATCGACTCAACCAAACGATATATACCACTACTGCTAACATTCATATTGGAACAAGTTCGGGCAATGGCTATACCAACACCCGGTGAGAACGAGGACCTGGGAGGCGGCGAGAATTCATGGATCTTATTGAGCATAAAGCGCCAAGTACAACTTTCGCTCGAGGCATGTGGCCCAAAAATAGTGCAAGAATGGTACTACGATTTACCAAACTACTTGAGGATATACCTGAAACAATTTGGGATTAAGCTATCCGCAAGCAGCAAATACAAGAGCCCCTGA
- a CDS encoding conserved Plasmodium protein, unknown function (overlaps_old_locusTagID:BBM_III05010;~overlaps_old_locusTagID:BBM_III05015) — MSSDLSVWHRSFDPSALLALGTKNFEKLANENPESISSFRASGNYLNAFYDALEESLKQLPTSFDTQDSYQDYQFRQQLLIYVRKIRTSKVSLNNFSHLQYLLPWDLQPLRHPNTSCGEDRLKNLLKYEISQAKFLSQSIKRHYAAQFTGQAVLNHKKGLCWTFLSHAYRNKSKIEIIIYIKKLIKYTGQILLFDLHCNLLLDTGQDHQWVYVRGSCICCLRIA; from the exons ATGTCTAGCGACCTTAGTGTGTGGCATAGATCCTTTGACCCAAGTGCCCTATTGGCTCTAGGcactaaaaattttgaaaaattagcGAATGAGAACCCGGAATCAATCTCATCGTTTAGAGCTTCTGGTAATTACCTAAATGCATTTTACGATGCCCTAGAGGAATCCCTGAAACAATTGCCCACTTCATTCGATACACAAGATTCTTACCAAGATTACCAATTTAGGCAGCAATTACTCATATATGTTAGAAAAATTAGAACTAGTAAAGTCTctctaaataatttttccCATTTGCAATACTTGTTGCCTTGGGATTTACAACCATTAAGGCACCCTAATACTAGTTGCGGGGAGGATCgactaaaaaatt tGCTAAAATATGAGATATCACAGGCAAAATTCCTATCTCAATCCATCAAAAGGCATTACGCCGCTCAGTTTACCGGTCAAGCTGTTCTAAATCACAAAAAGGGACTGTGCTGGACCTTCTTATCACATGCGTACAGAAATAAATCCAAAATAGagattataatttacattaaaaaattgattaaatatacagGCCAAATTTTGCTATTCGATCTCCACTGCAACTTACTGTTGGATACGGGGCAAGACCATCAATGGGTGTACGTCAGGGGCTCTTGTATTTGCTGCTTGCGGATAGCTTAA
- a CDS encoding hypothetical protein (overlaps_old_locusTagID:BBM_III05020) — MSSYKLEKSYIYENCNDGFSRSDNRRVKFKKNHCQRSLSSLTSDSSSIPSYIRGGKKTKYANAYEYVPRTNYFITNLSDASSLTSDRSTSYANYNNGYHRYESCSIEECDNPNGDYTSRCFCYDACETMGGYKTQINPRKYGIKTPLKNSHFIKRVLPYRYHYILYKSKFLPKVPCLACAAMEYENLDFTNGEGDEEFNEYPHLSLEDVSIEDIQNNESMYLEEMPFEGGYNSYSSPSRKKTIFSRIGSAIQDSASNAAASIKKSIYGDELALNNQSMASGGTRLSAISGTGTSSLKELARSSSRSPSRNTTMPALDNSRTLSRATSRSPSRNTTMPALDNSRTLSRATSRSPSRNTTMPALDNSRTLSRATSRSPSRTRLSTVNSNAGDNNELALKGSSRASSRSRLATLGGDIKELVHRMSNKSLSRNNSNANALENSKELGSIASGRTSIAPTRASEFSLKSVLKPSAVSRMKSYNLGRKSRLTNLDDNSALYIEDNSGGNAIDDGERQSSIFSLNASIPGNIPQNTDIVSATDTKLVPSGSKSMDLKSRKSMSRTNSMRSTAKLEDSSKIVNALPGSSVNSISDSKTKELSDRKPSVNKGKGEMSLKTSPGSSRSGTMSIKSLHTDSDTAKNMSKRKSAVKFGIGTEKVANAIDDQEHFSLEDDLSYKAIENYVPDMAKSLSPSIFAFKESLNQSPSNAIEDKSSKMSRFTSIPPEISPKLSRSSLNKTLPAKLPSFQGKPLGSMKTDVKTSPLVSPRPYVKSTTPSMPLKSNSGLSESNRVKESPSTKPLVKPPVSKPVEGPTNTKKPSISKQNTLNSEKKAGIPDTGVACCSSITSNCHYMTVGTDLGFLLIWDFVGHNTNSKFTYEYWDDAAETPTAGVHAHNGKILAIDTKTVALVTGTSECMIITLGEDMCVKLWILINNRIRLLTVDEFDLNKPISVIFGRGMAMANDVMIGYKDGFIELWNSGAIGGLETLVPSGIPFSTKPKPNDKSISFRTKIKKSTHTYENLTCLSLSPTGSYFAIGGDTGMVSLYSIDREINLLNQFACRNRRGKYSGGTPVSGIEWSEDGNHLCATTLDNRIRTFLVKKGIGLEFAEKFKGFTLTSDNEYARFAGTNNDFIVCLSKDMFGSIKIVVWNRTITDVMDLPSVMPKKYPTNKNNKQFLLDESVAPRFELCQMGRWGHLEETVGEIIPISKVSGNFCLKLKSSRANRRNEGVQGEEINDHTNNLLCILSTGANSLKSIVVSPINLT; from the exons ATGAGTAGCTATAAGTTGGAAAAATCATACATTTATGAGAATTGTAATGATGGCTTCAGCAGAAGTGATAACCGCAGAGTTAAGTTTAAGAAAAATCACTGCCAAAGATCATTAAGCTCGCTCACATCTGATAGTTCCAGCATACCCAGCTACATAAGGGGGGGTAAAAAAACAAAGTATGCAAATGCGTACGAATACGTTCCACGCACCAATTACTTTATAACCAACTTATCAGATGCATCATCGCTCACGTCAGACAGGTCCACTAGCTATGCTAACTACAACAATGGATACCATAGATACGAAAGTTGTTCGATTGAGGAATGTGATAATCCAAATGGAGATTATACATCGCGCTGTTTCTGCTACGATGCATGTGAAACTATGGGCGGGTATAAGACCCAAATTAACCCAAGAAAATATGGCATCAAAACACCCCTTAAAAATTCACATTTTATAAAACGTGTGCTACCATATAGGTACCATTACATACTTTACAAATCAAAGTTTTTGCCAAAGGTGCCCTGCCTGGCCTGCGCCGCCATGGAGTACGAGAATCTGGATTTCACAAATGGCGAAGGGGATGAGGAGTTTAACGAATATCCCCACTTATCTTTGGAAGACGTATCAATTGAAGATATTCAAAATAACGAATCCATGTATTTGGAGGAGATGCCCTTTGAAGGTGGCTACAATAGCTATTCCAGCCCTTCGCGCAAGAAGACTATTTTCTCACGAATAGGATCTGCTATCCAAGATAGTGCCTCAAATGCCGCTGCATCaataaaaaaatccatCTATGGCGACGAATTAGCACTGAATAATCAGTCAATGGCCTCCGGTGGCACTAGGTTGTCTGCCATATCTGGGACTGGAACCAGCAGCCTTAAGGAATTGGCTAGGTCCTCCAGCAGATCTCCCAGTCGAAATACAACGATGCCTGCTTTGGACAATAGCAGAACATTATCTAGGGCAACTAGCAGATCTCCCAGTCGAAATACAACGATGCCTGCTTTGGACAATAGCAGAACATTATCTAGGGCAACTAGCAGATCTCCCAGTCGAAATACAACGATGCCTGCTTTGGATAATAGCAGAACATTATCTAGGGCAACTAGCAGATCTCCTAGCAGGACAAGATTATCAACAGTCAATTCCAATGCTGGAGATAACAATGAATTGGCCCTCAAAGGTTCCTCAAGAGCTAGCTCTAGGAGCAGACTTGCCACTTTGGGTGGGGATATAAAGGAACTGGTTCATCGAATGTCAAATAAATCGCTTTCTAGGAACAACAGCAATGCAAATGCCCTGGAGAACTCTAAGGAATTGGGGTCAATAGCCTCCGGTAGGACAAGCATTGCACCGACTAGGGCTAGCGAGTTTTCTCTCAAATCAGTGCTCAAACCATCAGCCGTATCG CGTATGAAATCGTATAATTTAGGCCGAAAATCTCGTTTGACAAATCTGGATGACAATTCTGCGCTGTATATTGAGGATAATAGCGGGGGAAATGCTATAGATGACGGTGAGAGACAATCTAGTATTTTCAGCCTCAATGCTTCTATACCAGGGAATATTCCG CAAAACACGGATATTGTAAGCGCTACAGACACAAAATTGGTGCCTTCTGGTTCTAAGTCAATGGATTTAAAAA GCAGGAAATCTATGTCACGAACCAATTCGATGAGAAGCACAGCTAAGCTTGAAGATTCTAGCAAAATAGTGAATGCTTTGCCCGGATCTTCAGTAAATTCGATTTCTGATAGCAAAACTAAAGAGTTGAGCGACAGAAAACCATCTGTTAATAAGGGCAAGGGTGAAATGTCGCTAAAAACATCACCAGGTTCATCCCGTTCTGGCACAATGAGCATTAAATCGCTCCATACGGATAGTGATACTGCTAAAAATATGTCTAAAAGAAAATCGGCTGTCAAATTTGG aattgGCACTGAGAAAGTTGCGAATGCCATTGATGACCAGGAGCACTTTTCACTGGAAGATGATCTTAGTTACAAGGCCATTGAGAACTATGTCCCCGATATGGCTAAATCGCTTTCACCAAGCATTTTTGCTTTTAAGGAGAGTTTAAATCAAAGCCCTTCAAATGCCATAGAGGACAAGTCTTCCAAGATGAGCCGTTTCACCTCAATCCCACCGGAGATTAGtccaaaattatcaagATCCAGCCTAAATAAGACTTTACCTGCCAAATTACCCAGTTTTCAAGGCAAGCCATTGGGAAGCATGAAAACTGATGTCAAAACATCACCCTTAGTTAGTCCTAGACCATATGTAAAGAGTACAACACCTAGCATGCCATTAAAATCAAACTCAGGTCTAAGTGAGTCGAATAGGGTGAAAGAAAGCCCATCTACCAAACCTTTGGTAAAACCGCCAGTTTCCAAGCCCGTAGAGGGTCCTACAAACACTAAAAAGCCATCAATTTCCAAACAAAATACCCTTAATAGCGAAAAAAAAGCAGGTATTCCAGATACTGGTGTTGCTTGTTGTTCATCTATCACTTCAAATTGCCACTATATGACTGTTGGAACGGACCTTGgatttttattgatatgGGATTTTGTTGGTCATAATAccaattcaaaatttacgTATGAATATTGGGATGATGCAGCTGAGACTCCAACTGCAGGTGTACATGCGCATAACGGTAAAATATTGGCAATTGACACCAAAACAGTGGCCTTGGTAACTGGTACCAGCGAATGTATGATAATTACTCTAGGCGAGGATATGTGTGTTAAATTGTGGATACTAATCAACAACAGAATCAGGTTATTGACGGTAGATGAATTTGATCTCAATAAACCTATTTCTGTTATATTTGGCCGCGGAATGGCAATGGCTAACGATGTTATGATTGGATATAAGGATGGCTTTATAGAGTTATGGAATTCAGGGGCTATTGGTGGTTTAGAGACTCTAGTACCATCTGGGATCCCATTTAGCACTAAACCAAAGCCTAATGACAAATCTATTTCATTCCGtactaaaattaaaaagtCAACCCACACTTACGAAAATCTCACATGCCTGAGTCTTTCACCCACAGGATCTTATTTTGCCATAGGCGGAGACACTGGAATGGTCAGTCTGTATTCTATAGACAGGGAGATTAATTTGCTAAATCAGTTTGCCTGCAGAAATCGCCGTGGTAAATACTCGGGGGGTACCCCTGTTAGTGGCATTGAATGGTCTGAGGATGGAAATCACTTGTGTGCGACAACACTTGACAATAGGATAAGGACATTTTTAGTGAAAAAGGGCATAGGGTTAGAATTTGCCGAGAAATTTAAGGGATTTACATTGACATCGGACAATGAATATGCTAGGTTTGCCGGCACTAATAATGATTTCATAGTATGTCTAAGCAAAGACATGTTTGGATCTATTAAAATCGTTGTGTGGAATAGGACAATCACGGATGTTATGGATTTACCGTCTGTTATGCCCAAGAAATATCCCACcaataaaaacaataaGCAATTCTTACTGGATGAATCAGTGGCTCCCAGATTTGAGTTGTGTCAAATGGGCCGCTGGGGACATTTGGAAGAGACGGTCGGGGAAATTATACCCATTAGTAAGGTATCTGGTAATTTTTGCTTGAAACTTAAATCTTCTCGGGCAAATAGACGTAATGAAGGCGTGCAAGGTGAAGAGATTAATGATCACACCAACAACTTGCTGTGCATTCTATCTACTGGCGCAAATTCATTGAAATCAATCGTCGTTTCGCCGATTAACTTGACTTAA